A genomic stretch from Candidatus Afararchaeum irisae includes:
- a CDS encoding transposase: MVSRESVDEVFLPDKEDCLEYLRNQRWSEEITCPHCGSADTLKKGTTR, from the coding sequence ATGGTCAGCAGAGAGAGCGTTGATGAGGTCTTTCTGCCTGATAAAGAGGACTGTTTAGAATATCTCCGTAATCAGCGATGGTCAGAGGAGATAACGTGTCCGCACTGCGGTAGTGCGGACACGTTGAAGAAGGGAACAACAAGGAA